The Prionailurus viverrinus isolate Anna chromosome B1, UM_Priviv_1.0, whole genome shotgun sequence genome includes the window CTTAATCTGGACCACAATTGAGGGGTCAGATAATATACTCTGAGTTAAAGATACAGATTTCATATATACAACAGCCAGGACTTGAATTCATAAAATCTCAGCTTTCTaggtgtgtgaccttgaacatgtCATTGAACTTGGCTATTTTCTGatctgcaaaataaatataatatgagCAAATATTTACACAGCACTTTTCTATGTGCCTTACATTATacttaataggggcgcctgggtggctcagtcggttaggcggccgacttcggctcaggtcatgatcttgtggtccgtgagttcgagccccgcgtcgggctctgtgctgacagctcagagcctggagcctgtttcagattctgtgtctccctctctctgaccctcccccgttcatgctctgtctctctctgtctcaaaaataaataaacgttaaaaatagtttttacttctttatgtCATTGTAAAATTAATGAGACATTCCTCCTCCAAAGGACTTAGTGCATTATATCAGAGTACATATTCAATATAACACCTATTTTTTCCTGACATAAATTACAGAAACTCTAAAGTTTCTAacatttaaaatcctttaaaaaatactttgtgcATGGAAAGGTGATACTGTGCTGGAGGAATAACAAGCTTGGTGTCTATTTAAAGTGCTGATACTTGATCATTAGAATTAAAATGAGCTATCTACCAGATAGGAACCCATGTTTTTACTCTTCCCCATGGATCactaagtgatttttaaaactgacTTTAGACCTCAAGTTCCCATTTAAGAAACAACTCATGATACCTTGTTACCAACTGCAAAGTGAAGCTGGATGTTTTGGTTATTAGATATCTTAGTGATTTGAGGTTATTGAGTGAAATGTAGGGGGAAAGCTATTAGGGTGGTAAAACGGACAGGAAATCTCCAGGTTTATTGGAGATACAGCttcctaattttaaaatctttacccAAGGAAATGTCTAGTATAAAACAATGGTGTGAGTAGtcatttcaaatgaaagaatCTGTGGAAGAGGtgaatgtttatttctggactgtgtACTCATGTGAAgagtcattaatttttatttgtatttaattttagagagagagagcaagggaggggcaaagagagggagagacagaatcttaagcaggttccatgctcagtacagagtccaatgtcgggctcgatcccatgaccctgggattatgacctgagcaaaatcaagagttggacactcaacgaattgagccacccaggcaccacaagacTTCTATTTCTAAGGCAATTAATGAGATCACAGTCATTTTTCTTCTGAGTAAGAAGGAAAATATTAGGGATTTAATGCCAAAAATgcaatcatttttttcctgttaagtAATAGTTAACACTTAAATAGCATTTACTATGTGGTAGACATAATTCTATGTGGTATTATTACTAgctcccttttacagatgagggaacacaGACACAGGCTAAacaacttgtccaaagtcacctGATGGTATCTTGCAGGGTGGAGAGTTAAACTTCAGTGGTCTGATTCCAGGGTTTGTGCTTTTAATCTTAACAAAgggcagagaggctggggaagtAGCTGGAGCAGTGGGGAAAAAACTGGCAGCATTACAGAAATGGAAGAGGTACGAAAATTAATAAAGCACACTACAAGGACAAGGAAAAACTTCCAAAACCCTCTTCCTTCAGTCTTCCTACCACTGGAGAATGCTATTTCATAATTGTTGATTGTAGAACTCTCTATTTACACACAACAATTTATTGGTAACtgctggggatggggagaaaaagggTCAGGGTCAGGTTGGTATTACATTTGTACTTAAAAGAATGATGATGATTGAGAGGAGAATTACCACGGTGATGATTATAATCTTTCTGAAGTGTTTCCACCATATCCTCCTGAgaatctttcttgttttttgggaCTCTTTggcctgaaataaaaataaacacaaatttaatgttttctttctgtatctggaTTAATGGACACACTTTCAATACCTAATAAAGCTATGTAAAAGAACAGATTTAGCTTGGTTTTGAGCAATCCCAGAGAATCTCACAAAGTCTGCACAGCTTTTATAAAATGATTCACCAAGATTCCAGGTGCCTTCCTCATTGAGTTCAGctgtaattttattaatattaataaattaatgtttaataaatatatttaataaatatttattatttaataaatatttaataaactaatagaatttattaataaataaatttattaactCTGTGACCAAGTTAATAACTctttgagccccagtttcctcatcttcactTTATGATTTTACTTAAATGCCACTATCCCTTATAACCCTATTTAAAATCGCTACCCCCATCTCCATCCCAGAAACCCTATTTCCCTTCGatacattatttttctctaaagtatttatctcttggggtgcctaggtggctcagccagttaagcgtcttgactggctcggtcatgatctcatggtttgtgagtttgagcctctggctctgtgctgacagttcagagcctggagcctgctttggattctgtgtctccctctctgcccctaacccatttgcactctgtctctgtctctctcaaaaataatcataaaaagttAACATGTTTAAGGTATTTATCTCTTATCTAACATTATGTAAATCTTATTTATTGTGTGTTGAGAATGTAAGCTCCGCGAAGGCAGGGATTTTGGTCTGTTTcattcactgctgtattcccaaCAGTGCTTAACGTAGAATACTCCTCTATTTTTCTTTAGCACCCGTATATTGCTATTGAGAAATGTGATGCTATTCTAATTGCCAAgtctttgtattttctctctgaaaacatttaaaatctctcTTCGTTTTTTAATGTCCTACAATTTCAATATTACATACATGCCCTGCTATGGTCCTTGTTTTGTTCATTCAATCTGGAAACTCGTGTTATttagttctaggaatttttcttGTACGCCTctaattttctctcctttgatttcttaatTGTCTGAAACTCCTGTTGTTCATATGTTGGATCTCAGACTGATTCGCTGTCttatctttcctctttctctttttgctctcCTTTCTGAGAGAATATCTCAACGTTATATTATAATAGTTgtactgaatttaaaatttttactattgttttaatttccaaaagaTCTCTTTTGTTCTATGAATAAGCTTTTACATAGCTTTTCATTCTTGTTTCAGGGATGCATTACTATTATTTctctgaagacagagaaaggTTGGGGAATGGTCACCATATTCAAAGATACAGATACTCAGGATAAAACTTTTCACTTGATCCATCGGATTTTAATATGCTGGTCACTCTGGCCTCAACTGCATATGGTTTCTGAATTTAGACCCTCTCTGGTCTGTTGTCTTTAGGTAATAACACTTATTATCCTTTTGTCAGGGGTAAGGAGAGGAAGTGATGTGGCTCTACAATGTAGGGAAGAGGCTCTGCAGGTAACATGTTCCTTTTAAAGACTTTATACCCAGTCTCCTCTTGAGACTTCTATTGCATGTCTACTTTTATAAGTACCATGTATCTCCAGTTTCTGATTCTTTCCAAAGTTCTATGGCCTGGATCAGTTTGCATCTTAATGTCTTCTGGTACAAACTTAGGTTTTGAGGTTTTTGCTACTAAAAAGGTTAAAAAGTACTCATAATTGGTTTTCTAACTTCCAGAATTGTTGCCATCTCTTACctgttgtcttttctttgttttttgtcctagtaatttatacattaaaattcCTAATTATTTCTTTACCTATAATTTTATTGGAATTTTGAGTGTATGCCAAGATAAATGTATCTGTTTAATCTGTCAAATTAAAATCCATGACCCATATTTATCTGTAGGCAGACTGAGAGAAAGCTTACTGGCCTTTTTGTTAAAAAGCcaaatgggcttttttttttccctttaaaaaagcttatttattttgagagagagagcacttgtgcaCAGGTGTGAGCACAAGCAGaacaggggtggagagggagagagggctcgATGtcaagaaccatgaggtcatgacctgagttgacaggagttggaagcttaactgactgaggcacccaggtgcccccaaatcagcTTCTTAAGGACATTCAGTAGTCTTTTATATAAagatcaagggggaaaaaagaggtaaCTAATTTTGCAAGTCAAAAAATAGAGGTTTTTGTGAGAATGATTATGTGGTATCTGTGTGAAAAATATTCtgagaaaaactgtaaaatacttcaaatatgttttattgAGCTGCTTCTACCCAACTGTCCTCAAAGaggaagtcatttttttcttcatgtaatcATGTATGCATAAAAGTGAGATTTGTTTGGAAGGTAAGGcagtaaagtgaaataaaatctcttactttttttgccatattttttGTGGGATTTAGATGTTGCCACTTACCccataaaaaagacaaaatctaataaaaaaattaatagatctGGCAGTATGGTAGACTAAGTAATCCCATAACCCTCCTGCCACTATTACTACTCAGAAATGCTAGAGTAGTAATAGCATTTCTGCTATTCATAGCAGAATTGGGAAGAAAGTCAGAGTACAGCTTGGTGCCGAAACTTAGGCAAACAGTGAGAAATTGCACTTCTGGTGCAGCTTGTCTGGATTTGGGAGGGTGAGGACATTGGCTTCTGTCATCCAGGGCTTGGGATTTCACTGCCCACAGGCACAGCAGGCTAATCTCTGGGCTCCATGAGGAGAACATGGAACTATATTGAATTTTCATCTTTCCTGCTAACTAGGCTCAAAACTTTGGAGTCTTCCTTAACTCCCTCTCACCACACATGCAATCTGTCAGCAACTCCAATTTGTTCCACCTTCAAAATGTATACAGAATCCAACCACCTCTCACCACTTGTACTGaactaaatattcattttatgttaCCTACACTtttaccactttctttgctctttaattttttgctgAAAGTCAGATTTCTCTTCAGAGATAATTTTCCAACTACCTAAAATACCTCCTTTAGAATTTCCTTAGTGCAGATGTGATAAACACAGCCAGATATCCACTGCAGACTTTAGTTCCCCTCTCATAATGTAGAATTATTGCTGGCAAGAGACTCTCCAATCACAGACCACATTTATCAGGCTCTTCACCCCACTCTGtgctgtttccctctctgcctcttgcacATATGCAAAGCTGTAAGACTAATTCTTACCAATAGGTCGTGAGTAGAAATGATGGTGTCACTTTTGGGCTGAAGTGGCTATAAGCAAATATGCTTCTTCCACTCCATGTTTAACCAACTGCCACCTGAAGTGGAAAGACTCTAAGGCCTCAGGCAATGGCAGAGTCACAAAACGGAAAAAGCTTGGGTTCCTGGATTACCATGTGAAATTATGCCCACGGAAAACCTGTTTTAAATTGTTATGCaaccaagaaataaacctttatttagtTCAACAGTTAGTGTTTCTCTAATACTGCAGTTGGTAGTAGGATGAGATGTTATTAAAAGAGTCTAAAACATGTGGCATTGGCTTAACCATCAGGTGGTAGCAGTGAAGAAACTGGTAGTAGAGGCTGGAAAGATAAAGACCTATATTCTTCAGAATAAAACACTGGATAGTTTTACCATTGCCTGTGACAACTTGGAAGGCAAACAAATTGCCTATTGAGTCTTTCACTTTGGAAGAAAATGTTGGAAAACAGAATGGTAATGGTGTGAGTTCTTGTTACTGGCTGCATTTATCAAGGTACCAGCTGGCTGGTttgcaagaagaaatgaaaaaggaataggGTGAAGAAATGTGGAACACTGAAACATTAGATAAGCTTATGTTTTTTTGGTCCAGAAATAGAACTATTGAAAAGGTCTTTAATGACAAATGCCCATTAAGAAGATTCTGTCCTCCCTCAATAACAGAAAAACTCcaaacctattaaaaaaaaaaaagggaaaaggacttgaacagacttTCATCAAAGATCtttaaatggccaataagcatgcgaaaagatgctcaacatcattagtcattgagggaatgcaaatcaaaaggaGATGGTAGTTAAAAAAGTGAGATGCTAGTTCATACCCAGTAGGAtgtctataattaaaaaaatggaaaataacaagtgttggagaggatgcggagaaatcTGAACCCTCTTACATTACTGGTGGGTACTTGTGGCTACCCTCTTACATTACTGGGttcaaccactgtggaaaatagtttggaagttcctcaaaaagttaaacacagaattaccatatgatgtagcaattccattcctatttatacacacaaaggaattgaaatcaagtattcaaacaaaaatttgtacatgGATGttaatagcattattcacaatagccaaggcagaaacaacccaaatgtccaccaaatgATGACTAATAGATAAGCAAATAGGGGtgtatccataaaatggaatattactcagccacaaaaaggaatgaattactgacatgctacaacatggatgaactagaaaaacatgctaagtgaaagaagccagccacaaaagactggattgtatgattctatttatatgagatagccagaataggtaaatccatagagacagaaagtagattagtggctgccagggCGTGGGGAATAATTGTTTAATGGAtataagttttctttttggggtgacaaaaatgttttgaaactagTAAGGTGTTGGATATACAGTACTGTGAATGTAttcaatgccactgaattgtatactttaaaaatgttaattatacctTATGTGAgttttacctcaattaaaaaaaaaagattctgcccTGTGGTGGAGACAAGGTTAAGGGTGCAATATGCTTCCTAGGCAAGCCTAATGGCCTCAAAGTAGTTGTCTTTAAATTGAGAGGGAGGCATGAGGGCAAGGAGCAGGAGCAAAGAAATAACCGGGTTTCAGAATATTGTCCAGAAAAGAACTTTACATGTGGATACAGGCACTTGGAAACGACTAGAAGCAAAAAGATTCAAAATCAACCAagttttgaaatggaaaataaagcagaacCTGGTCCTTtgaaaagaccaaaacaaaacaaaacaaaacaaaaaacaacttgattaaaataataaaaaggctaAGAATGAGGTAATTAAACCAACCACAGACACAAGACAAAAGTTAAGAATACAACCGCATATAGCATATAGTATAAGTTTTTATACACGGCTAGAGTCAGTCTTTTGAGGCAACAAAGGTAAAACTATGGCAGTGAATCCTACAACACATACAAacatttaatgtgaaatttatcaTATTAACaggtttaagaagaaaaatcattatcTCAATTAATGTAAAGATAGCATTTGATAcaattcaacaccctttcatgataaaatttcttagcaaataaagaatagaaaggaagatTTATAAGTTGTTAAAAAGTATCTATCAAAATCTGAATGTAAATTTAATACTTAATTGGGAAGcattagaaatattcattttaaattgggAACGAGTATTTCAGATATCACCATTTCTAGTCAATATTTTACTGGCATTCCTAGATAACATAGTAagacaagcaaaaataaagaggggtgcctggctcttGGTggaacatgtaactcttgatgttggggttgtgagtttgagccccatgttgggtgtagaggttacttaaacaaaaaaaaaaaattaaaaaatgaatatatatgggaaaggatgaaaaaaatatagtcattatttagtatatgataaaatttttatgtaaaaatgcaaagaaatccaTAGATAATATTGCCATGAAAGTTCAGTAAGATTTAGGATACAACATTAGTATGCAAAAATTGATTGTGTTCCTATTAATCAAAAAACAGAGTCAGAAAGAGACCTAGAAAAATGGAGACCTAGCACATTCAGAGAtgtgaaaacaatattttaaagatgtcaaTCCTCCCCACATTAATGTAATTCCAACTAACATcctaaaattgtgtgtgtgtctgtatgtgtgtgtgtaactcaAGATGTAGATTCTAAAATTcactgaaagagaaagcaagactTGCTAACACAATTTTCTAAAAGTAGAATACCATTCACTATAAGATATTAAGACTTCTTATAAAaccacagtaattaaaacagtatagtactggtcCAAGGATAAAGAAATGGATTAGtagatattaaatatgtatagggaggggcacctggctggcctaCTCGTAAgtgcatgtggctcttgatcttgcggtcatgagttcaagctccacgttgggtatggagattacttagataaattaaataaaaagaaaaaagaatacagtatatatatatttacatatacatatatgtacatacatatacatatatacatatatatgtaaatatatatatataattggcaTTACAAACCAAATTTGGAAAGGCTGAGTGCTATTCAAAAAATGGTGTTTGGGCAACTGATTTTTTgtacagaaaattataaaaccttGATTCCTACATCATACTctatgcaaaaaacaaaattccagatGTTTTAAAGATCCATGTTTAAGAAgcagaatttaaaacttttaggaaaCAATGTAAGAATATCTTTATAACTTTGGGAAAGgaaggagttctttttttttgagagagggagggagagagcgctagcaggggagaggggcagagggagagagagaatctcaagcaggctccacactccgtgtaaagcccaatgcaggccttgatcccaggaccctgggatcatgatctgagcccaaaccaggagtTGCatactcactgaaccacccaggcgcctcaaaggAGTTCTTAAACAAGACCCAGAAAAGCATAAACCATGAAGGACAAGACTGATATATTTGTCTAGATGAAAGTTAAAGACTTCTTTCCTAAAAAAGGTATTTTACATAAAGCTGAAAGCCAAGCCACATACTGGGAGAACATATTTACACTTTATACAACTAAGTATCAACAACTAAGAATTGTATAccattttttatcctttattatactttagtattttatgtatctcctataaattattttaaaagataaagattcACATtagcaaaatgggcaaaggatatcaACAGGCAGTTCACAGAACAAATTCTAAtagttaataaacataaaaattgttCAATGTCATTCAAAGttaggaaaacacaaattaaGACAATAGTTATCTTCTTTCCCTTACAGATTGTTAAAAACCATAATCTCATAATCCCAAGTATTAGAAAGAATGTGGGGCAACAGAACTCTCATATACTACTGATGGAAGTATAAATGGCACAACACTTCTTAAGGAATTTTGAAGTATTTAGTTAATTTAAAGATGCACATATtttaagatccagcaatttcatttctctttctatatatagCAGAGTGAGGGTTCTACAATGAGATCAAGCATCCCAGGGAGTTGCATGAGATGCTCCATTGGAAAGcaggaaattaattttagaacttctctttgtttattttaatcaaaaaaataggaagggaatGAACATGTATTAATGTACAACATATGGATAGGTGCTGACACCTTCCCTAAGTGTGTACGTAAAATGATACATGAGGATGCTTAAGGTTTTTTAGGGGTAAAGTGTAAATTCCCTAGTGACAAAGAGTTGACCACTGCCTAcccctttatccatttacctgtagTGTATTGCAATTCCTATAATTTACATGCATCTGGGGAAGAGAATTTATGGGCAATATCATTTAGTTTTAACTAAACTAAAAAGTACACATGTGGCTTAAAAATTCTACCAATAAAGGGGTGCTGGTTGGTTCAGTaggaagagtgtgcaactcttgatcttggggttgtgagttcattacttaaataaataaataaacttaaaaaaaattataccaataAGGCaaacataaacaacaaaaacatggcAAAGAGGATATATCTCTTCTAGTTTGAGTATTTCATCTgccatatttagaaataaaaatataatgattatAATCAGATCTGACTTTTAATCAcaattactattattaaaaacattcttattaatatttttcttaatcgGAGAGAAACAGTTTTAatcctcttaaaaaaacaaattatttaatattttatttcatcttcatccCATTCTTTTAATTACTACTTTCCtatattctttatattatataGTGTTACTATAGAAGAATATATAATTTAGATATATATCTAAATGCATTCTCAAGAATGCACttgtaaatttgtaaaattaCAAATAAGTATGCATGACCAAAAAACTCTACAGATCACTGTCTTAGAAACAGTTTTGCAGGGGAACCTGATTgaggtgactcaatcagttgagtgactgacacttggttttggctcaggtcacgactcATAgcttgtgagctggagccccacatcaggctccacactatggCCCtcccatgtgcactctctctctcaaaataaataaaaagaacagttttGCAAAAGTGTACCAAGAGATATGAATAGGTTGTTCAAATTCATAATAAAGTTAGAATCtacattaatgtttattaaaaggagaaaaaataagtatactgtgtttatgtatttttaagttttttacattttatttagagagagagagagagagagagagagagagagagagaatgggggatgggcagagagagaatcccaagcaggctgtccactgtcagcgcagagctggatgtggggcttgaacacacgaacttGAGAttatgaacctgagctgaaatcaagagtcagtgcttactcgactgagccacccagacgcccctgactATGTTTACTTAAATAGTAATGATATGCTGTCAGAAGTTAAACTGATAAATTAAAGCTAAGTGTGTCCAAATAAAGACAGTTCATAAACATAATGTTGAACTAAAATCTTATGTTTTAGTtcattatatgtacattataaagTCAcaaacataaagttaaaaatgcaaactaagaATGTAGATACATATATACCTACAGATACAAATCAGGACTCAAGCATACAAATGATTCACATCAAATTCATGATAGTGGTTCTGGTGTGGAAGGGGAATGGGTTTGGGAAAGGTACACAGGGACTTTAATCATagtctaatttctttttaaaaatttttaatgtttttttttttaatttatttttgagaaggagagagtgcgaatgggggagggacagagagagagagggagatacagaatcagaagcaggctccatgccatcaatgcagagcctgatgtggggctcgaactcatgaactgtgagatcatgacctgagctgatattaagagtcagacgcttaatggactgtgCCCCCTAGGCGCACCCAAAACTATCTTCTAATAGAAAATTTTGAACACAAAAAAATTGACAGAATGGTATAATGAAACCCTATATACTCAACATCTAGTTTTAACAATTATCAACTTATGgccaattttgtttcatttataccTCATTCTACTCCCCCACTCCTGAACTATTCTGAAGCTGATCTCAGACATTACataaattcattcaaaatattttaatatgtatttctaataagtagtgacttttaaaaaacataaccatAATACCATTATTACATCTAAAAACCAATAATATTTCTTACTGTCATCTAAAATCCAGTCAGAATTCAAATATCTACTTATTCATGAAGTTGTAAATGTTCATGTTTAGAGTTTGTTTGAATCAAATTTCAAATAAAGACCACACACTGAAATGATACACCTTCTAAATCCATTTTTTGGTAagttctccctcttttttttcccttgaaatttatttgttgactaatctgtgtgttttttttttttttttttaaaaattttttttttcaacgtttatttatttttgggacagagagagacagagcatgaacggggaaggggcagagagagagggagacacagaatcggaaacaggctccaggctctgagccatcagcccagagcctgatgcggggctcaaactcacagaccgcgagatcgtgacctggctgaagtcggatgcttaaccgactgcgccacccaggcgcccctaatctgtgtgttttttaatgtaagaaataCATCTGTTATGCAAATAAGTACCTCCTACTTTAAtgggttttaaattttcattgttttataattaatactttagttgcattcttataattttttttaatttttgttaacgtttatttattattgagagacagagagagacagagcatgagcaggggaggggcagagagagagggagacacagaatctgaaacaggctccaggctccaagctgtcagcacagagcctgacacggggctcgaactcacaaaccatgagatcatgacctgagctgaagtcggacacttaaccaactgaaccactcaggagcccctataaTTTTTTGATAAAGCCATAGTTTGGTGACATAGGATTATCTCACAGTATTCCTGGTATTCCTGGTGTTCCTCACAGTATTTCCTTTTGGCCATTTGTCTCAAGTCGTAAGACACTGTTTGGATATCAAGACAGGTGAACATCACTTACAGTTGTTTGGAGATCATTGGTTTTATCAGTGAAGATATTcaatctttcttcattttccaaaatttcatcaatatttttggacataatattttttacttcAGTTACTTGGCTCCTCAGTGTAGATATTGAGCTATCACCTTGATTTTTATTGTATTGCATCtatatagaaattaaatataatacaaatattattttctataaataaaatctatgatAATAGATTGTACAAAT containing:
- the LOC125164628 gene encoding vesicle-associated membrane protein 8-like isoform X5, whose amino-acid sequence is MVLLRAEPKTIMQMGSFVYHTLFTDGITYLCATDNALDTITPSAFLKNVSDTFLRNPLMSQEHFSPSNAVAADFQQVLGKYMMQYNKNQGDSSISTLRSQVTEVKNIMSKNIDEILENEERLNIFTDKTNDLQTTAKESQKTRKILRRIWWKHFRKIIIITVVILLSIIIILLSTNVIPT